The following are encoded in a window of Glandiceps talaboti chromosome 5, keGlaTala1.1, whole genome shotgun sequence genomic DNA:
- the LOC144435904 gene encoding uncharacterized protein LOC144435904 — MAEVSLVRTCYILMGISMVLLFFAVVFWIIGGVNDSFKEEFVGTMLFATSGMIIGVMLFIVMCCAQYGERCTRCYDCCPSLVPPPPGRIPQFTPDSPVGETGNRLSSTSSWLDRHLLHVRPHIPRTPVSSTGLMVSLGGDSHSDVYLDFPHGTGSDYSPRTMEPDSTVRDFLNSLAIDERRGNVHSDEPSLQILGPSMTRYSNHDSTDIYYPESEHDLSDRNEIPPSYDTVISDNVHSDSEGSSYHEDLNELPPTYEEVTTPHLEINNMLMS, encoded by the exons ATGGCCGAAGTGAGTTTAGTTCGTACGTGTTACATCCTAATGGGAATAAGTATGGTTCTGCTGTTCTTCGCTGTTGTGTTCTGGATTATTGGTGGTGTGAACGATTCTTTCAAAGAGGAGTTTGTCGGTACCATGTTGTTCGCAACATCTGGAATGATAATTGGTGTGATGCTATTCATTGTAATGTGTTGTGCGCAGTATGGGGAGAGATGTACGCGTTGTTATGACTGCTGCCCTTCGTTAGTTCCCCCTCCACCAGGTCGAATTCCTCAATTTACACCAGACAGTCCAGTTGGAGAGACGGGAAACAGATTGTCATCGACATCCAGTTGGTTGGACCGCCACTTGTTACATGTACGCCCACATATACCACGGACACCTGTTTCTAGCACGGGTTTGATGGTAAGTCTCGGTGGAGACAGTCATTCTGATGTGTACTTGGATTTTCCTCACGGCACAGGGAGTGACTACTCCCCAAGGACTATGGAACCTGACTCCACAGTACGAGACTTTCTTAACAGCCTCGCGATCGATGAAAGAAGGGGGAATGTGCACTCAGATGAGCCGTCATTGCAGATACTGGGTCCTTCTATGACGAGATATAGTAACCATGACTCAACAGA TATCTACTACCCTGAGTCTGAACACGATTTGTCAGACAGGAATGAAATACCGCCCTCTTACGACACAGTtatcagtgacaatgtacattcCGACAGTGAAGGTAGTTCATATCATGAGGACCTTAATGAACTTCCGCCGACGTATGAAGAAGTTACCACTCCACATTTGGAAATCAACAATATGCTAATGAGTTGA